A region from the Drosophila ananassae strain 14024-0371.13 chromosome 2L, ASM1763931v2, whole genome shotgun sequence genome encodes:
- the LOC6498892 gene encoding eukaryotic translation initiation factor 3 subunit F-1, producing the protein MSALNLTVRVHPVVLFQVVDAYERRNADSHRVIGTLLGSVDKGVVEVTNCFCVPHKEHDDQVEAELSYALDMYDLNRKVNPNESVVGWWATGNDVTNHSSVIHEYYARECNNPVHLTVDTSLQGGRMGLRAYVCIQLGVPGGKSGCMFTPIPVELTSYEPETFGLKLLQKTVGVSPAHRPKTVPPMLDLAQISEASQKLQQLLDLILKYVDDVIAHKVTPDNAVGRQLLDLIHSVPHMTHEQFTQMFNANVRNLLLVITLSQLIKTQLQLNEKLTFLPSA; encoded by the coding sequence ATGTCAGCCCTCAACTTAACCGTGCGCGTGCACCCGGTGGTGCTCTTCCAGGTGGTGGATGCCTACGAGCGACGCAACGCCGATTCTCACCGCGTCATCGGCACTCTGCTTGGATCCGTCGACAAGGGAGTGGTGGAGGTAACCAACTGTTTCTGTGTCCCGCACAAGGAGCACGACGACCAGGTAGAGGCGGAGCTCAGTTATGCTTTGGATATGTACGACCTGAACCGTAAGGTGAATCCCAACGAGAGCGTCGTAGGCTGGTGGGCCACCGGCAATGATGTGACCAATCACAGTTCGGTTATCCATGAGTACTACGCCCGCGAATGCAATAATCCGGTGCACCTTACGGTGGACACGTCGCTTCAGGGCGGCAGAATGGGACTGCGCGCGTATGTCTGCATTCAGCTGGGTGTGCCTGGCGGTAAAAGCGGCTGCATGTTCACACCCATTCCCGTCGAACTGACCAGCTACGAACCGGAAACCTTCGGCCTCAAGCTGCTCCAAAAAACTGTTGGCGTGTCGCCCGCCCACAGGCCGAAGACTGTGCCACCAATGCTGGACCTGGCCCAGATTTCGGAAGCCTCGCAGAAGTTGCAGCAGCTACTGGACCTCATCCTGAAGTACGTTGACGATGTGATTGCCCACAAGGTGACACCGGACAACGCTGTCGGTCGGCAGCTTCTCGACCTTATTCACTCCGTGCCGCACATGACCCACGAGCAGTTCACCCAAATGTTCAACGCCAACGTGCGGAACCTTTTGCTGGTTATTACGCTCTCCCAGCTTATCAAGACCCAGCTGCAGCTCAACGAGAAACTCACATTCTTGCCTTCGGCCTAG
- the LOC116656571 gene encoding uncharacterized protein LOC116656571 → MSKFRLTSALCGYILVVNLIVNDAAIFKFTNVACETYNKSWVTFSQCRLKAVSRDRVFLNIRAYIHYPAHRIMVHGKIFKRANGYKPWLYDKKVDACAFIRRKSNPLVLLVYNFFKDFSNINHTCPYEGEQIIKDLYLQQDLLRVPLPSGDYMLTLQWYFDKKPQFDTNVSFSFVENIIP, encoded by the exons ATGTCTAAATTTCGGCTAACCAGTGCTCTTTGCGGATATATTCTTGTGGTCAACTTGATTGTTAAT gatGCAGCTATATTTAAGTTCACAAATGTGGCTTGCGAGACCTATAATAAATCATGGGTTACTTTTTCACAATGCCGGTTAAAAGCTGTAAGTCGGGATCGggtttttttgaatattcgAGCATACATACATTATCCAGCGCATAGAATAATGGTTCAcgggaaaattttcaaaaggGCCAATGGCTATAAGCCATGGCTGTATGATAAAAAAGTTGATGCTTGCGCTTTTATTCGCCGAAAATCCAACCCCCTCGTTCTTTTAGTCTATAATTTTTTCAAAGATTTTTCTAATATCAACCACACCTGTCCTTACGAG ggtgAACAGATTATAAAGGATTTGTACTTGCAACAAGATCTATTACGCGTACCTCTTCCCAGTGGCGATTATATGTTGACCCTTCAGTGGTACTTCGATAAAAAGCCCCAATTCGACACAAATGTTTCCTTCTCGTTTGTCGAAAATATTATACCTTAA
- the LOC6498891 gene encoding neprilysin-2 isoform X1, producing the protein MQTVIKNPNWWRRRTKLERSLLIISGILFVLAAAGFGLWASDFLKAKEDKETPQATALHGDSTTINKVPIGRPPKDKTGAAAEDVCLTQECIHTASTVLRKMKPEVEPCDNFYEFACGTYLEEENIPDDKVSISTFSVISDKLQEQLKDIITAERPETEPKHFRLPNLLYKACMNKTLIETLGPLPITRVAEKLGGWPLLKGDSWNADDTWTWQEQVKKFRTAGFSMDYIIDFSIGVDLQNSTKRLIDLDQSSLALSREYLVKGFNETLVVAYYDYMVDVAVLFGADKELAKKELLSSLEFEIALANISWPNEKRRNSSELYNLRTPMQLQAAYPYVQWVDYMNALLPEGLNVAEDEMINLSVPSFFEDLGKLLAKTPKRVIANYMFWRIHGFSIGFLSEEFRKRQLQYATALSGRQEQEARWKECVDIATGSMDEESEDDYDSLGISVGSLYVRKHFHQDSKANALEMVTDIRDVFNDILDEVNWMDDKTKKEAKQKLHSMATHIGYPDEMLDNEKLAQYYAKLDIDPDKYFESFLGMNIFGTDYSFNKLRLPVNKTDWVRHARPAIVNAFYSSLENSIQFPAGILQGHFFNAQRPKYMNFGAIGYVIGHEITHGFDDQGRQFDVKGNLRDWWQPDTQKAYLSKAKCIIEQYGNYTERATGLNLNGINTQGENIADNGGVKESYIAYHRWVEKHGQEPKLPGLDYSPQQMFWISAGQTWCAKYRKESLKMRITTGVHSPSEFRVLGSFSNMKDFAKDFQCPEGSPMNPVHKCEVW; encoded by the exons ATGCAAACAGTCATCAA GAACCCCAACTGGTGGCGTCGTCGCACCAAGTTGGAGAGGAGCCTGCTGATTATCAGCGGAATCCTATTCGTATTGGCTGCCGCCGGATTCGGTCTCTGGGCATCGGACTTTCTGAAGGCGAAGGAGGACAAAGAGACCCCACAGGCCACTGCCCTCCATGGCGATAGTACCACCATCAACAAGGTGCCCATTGGCAGGCCTCCCAAGGACAAGACAGGTGCTGCCGCAGAAGATGTCTGCCTCACCCAGGAGTGCATCCATACTGCCTCCACCGTTCTCCGCAAGATGAAGCCCGAGGTGGAGCCGTGCGACAATTTCTACGAGTTCGCCTGTGGCACTTACCTCGAGGAGGAGAACATCCCCGACGACAAGGTGTCGATCAGCACATTCTCCGTCATCTCGGATAAGCTGCAGGAGCAGCTGAAGGACATCATTACCGCCGAGCGACCGGAAACTGAGCCAAAGCACTTCCGCCTGCCCAACCTTCTCTACAAGGCCTGCATGAACAAAA CTCTTATCGAGACCTTGGGTCCTCTCCCCATCACCCGAGTGGCCGAGAAACTGGGAGGATGGCCCCTTCTCAAGGGAGACTCCTGGAACGCGGATGACACCTGGACCTGGCAGGAGCAGGTCAAGAAATTCAGGACCGCTGGCTTTAGCATGGATTACATTATTGACTTTTCCATTGGAGTCGATCTGCAGAATAGCACCAAGCGGTTGATAGAT CTGGATCAGTCGTCTCTGGCTTTGAGTCGGGAGTACTTGGTAAAGGGATTCAATGAGACTCTAGTCGTGGCCTACTACGATTACATGGTGGATGTGGCCGTGCTCTTCGGAGCTGATAAGGAGCTGGCCAAAAAGGAATTGCTGAGTTCACTCGAGTTCGAGATAGCTCTCGCCAAT ATTTCCTGGCCGAATGAGAAGCGTCGAAACTCCTCGGAGCTGTACAACCTGAGGACCCCGATGCAACTGCAGGCCGCTTACCCGTATGTCCAGTGGGTCGATTACATGAACGCCCTTCTGCCCGAGGGTCTGAACGTGGCCGAGGACGAGATGATCAACCTGTCGGTGCCAAGCTTCTTCGAAGACCTCGGCAAGCTGCTGGCCAAGACCCCTAAGCGGGTGATTGCTAACTACATGTTCTGGAGGATCCATGGCTTTTCGATTGGGTTCCTGAGCGAGGAGTTCCGCAAGAGGCAGCTGCAGTACGCCACGGCCCTGTCCGGTCGCCAGGAGCAGGAGGCGCGCTGGAAGGAATGCGTGGACATTGCCACTGGCAG CATGGATGAAGAATCCGAAGATGATTACGATAG CCTTGGCATATCCGTGGGATCCCTCTACGTTCGCAAGCATTTCCATCAGGACTCCAAGGCCAATGCTCTGGAGATGGTCACCGACATCCGGGACGTGTTCAACGACATCCTGGACGAGGTTAACTGGATGGACGACAAGACGAAGAAGGAGGCCAAGCAGAAGCTGCACAGCATGGCTACCCACATCGGCTATCCCGACGAGATGCTCGACAATGAGAAGCTTGCCCAGTATTATGCCAAACTTGACATTGATCCCGACAAGTATTTCGAATCCTTCCTGGGAATGAACATTTTCGGCACCGACTACTCCTTCAACAAGCTCCGTCTTCCTGTCAACAAAACTGACTGGGTGCGACACGCTCGTCCTGCAATTGTTAATGCTTTCTATTCTTCCCTTGAGAACAGTATTC AATTCCCTGCTGGCATCCTGCAGGGACACTTCTTCAATGCCCAGCGCCCCAAGTACATGAATTTCGGCGCCATCGGATACGTGATTGGTCACGAGATTACCCACGGTTTCGATGACCAGGGTCGGCAGTTTGATGTGAAGGGCAACTTGAGGGATTGGTGGCAGCCGGACACCCAGAAGGCCTACCTGTCCAAGGCCAAGTGCATCATCGAGCAGTATGGTAACTATACAGAGCGTGCCACGGGTCTGAAT CTGAATGGAATCAATACACAGGGTGAGAACATTGCTGACAATGGTGGCGTTAAGGAGTCGTACATCGCATACCACAGGTGGGTGGAGAAGCATGGTCAGGAGCCGAAGTTGCCTGGACTGGACTACTCACCTCAGCAAATGTTCTGGATCTCCGCTGGCCAAACCTGGTGTGCCAAATATCGTAAAG aatcTCTTAAGATGCGTATTACCACGGGCGTACACTCGCCTTCTGAGTTCCGAGTCCTTGGATCGTTTAGCAATATGAAGGACTTTGCTAAGGACTTCCAGTGCCCAGAAGGTTCGCCCATGAATCCTGTGCATAAGTGCGAGGTGTGGTAG
- the LOC6498891 gene encoding neprilysin-2 isoform X2 — protein sequence MQTVIKNPNWWRRRTKLERSLLIISGILFVLAAAGFGLWASDFLKAKEDKETPQATALHGDSTTINKVPIGRPPKDKTGAAAEDVCLTQECIHTASTVLRKMKPEVEPCDNFYEFACGTYLEEENIPDDKVSISTFSVISDKLQEQLKDIITAERPETEPKHFRLPNLLYKACMNKTLIETLGPLPITRVAEKLGGWPLLKGDSWNADDTWTWQEQVKKFRTAGFSMDYIIDFSIGVDLQNSTKRLIDLDQSSLALSREYLVKGFNETLVVAYYDYMVDVAVLFGADKELAKKELLSSLEFEIALANISWPNEKRRNSSELYNLRTPMQLQAAYPYVQWVDYMNALLPEGLNVAEDEMINLSVPSFFEDLGKLLAKTPKRVIANYMFWRIHGFSIGFLSEEFRKRQLQYATALSGRQEQEARWKECVDIATGSLGISVGSLYVRKHFHQDSKANALEMVTDIRDVFNDILDEVNWMDDKTKKEAKQKLHSMATHIGYPDEMLDNEKLAQYYAKLDIDPDKYFESFLGMNIFGTDYSFNKLRLPVNKTDWVRHARPAIVNAFYSSLENSIQFPAGILQGHFFNAQRPKYMNFGAIGYVIGHEITHGFDDQGRQFDVKGNLRDWWQPDTQKAYLSKAKCIIEQYGNYTERATGLNLNGINTQGENIADNGGVKESYIAYHRWVEKHGQEPKLPGLDYSPQQMFWISAGQTWCAKYRKESLKMRITTGVHSPSEFRVLGSFSNMKDFAKDFQCPEGSPMNPVHKCEVW from the exons ATGCAAACAGTCATCAA GAACCCCAACTGGTGGCGTCGTCGCACCAAGTTGGAGAGGAGCCTGCTGATTATCAGCGGAATCCTATTCGTATTGGCTGCCGCCGGATTCGGTCTCTGGGCATCGGACTTTCTGAAGGCGAAGGAGGACAAAGAGACCCCACAGGCCACTGCCCTCCATGGCGATAGTACCACCATCAACAAGGTGCCCATTGGCAGGCCTCCCAAGGACAAGACAGGTGCTGCCGCAGAAGATGTCTGCCTCACCCAGGAGTGCATCCATACTGCCTCCACCGTTCTCCGCAAGATGAAGCCCGAGGTGGAGCCGTGCGACAATTTCTACGAGTTCGCCTGTGGCACTTACCTCGAGGAGGAGAACATCCCCGACGACAAGGTGTCGATCAGCACATTCTCCGTCATCTCGGATAAGCTGCAGGAGCAGCTGAAGGACATCATTACCGCCGAGCGACCGGAAACTGAGCCAAAGCACTTCCGCCTGCCCAACCTTCTCTACAAGGCCTGCATGAACAAAA CTCTTATCGAGACCTTGGGTCCTCTCCCCATCACCCGAGTGGCCGAGAAACTGGGAGGATGGCCCCTTCTCAAGGGAGACTCCTGGAACGCGGATGACACCTGGACCTGGCAGGAGCAGGTCAAGAAATTCAGGACCGCTGGCTTTAGCATGGATTACATTATTGACTTTTCCATTGGAGTCGATCTGCAGAATAGCACCAAGCGGTTGATAGAT CTGGATCAGTCGTCTCTGGCTTTGAGTCGGGAGTACTTGGTAAAGGGATTCAATGAGACTCTAGTCGTGGCCTACTACGATTACATGGTGGATGTGGCCGTGCTCTTCGGAGCTGATAAGGAGCTGGCCAAAAAGGAATTGCTGAGTTCACTCGAGTTCGAGATAGCTCTCGCCAAT ATTTCCTGGCCGAATGAGAAGCGTCGAAACTCCTCGGAGCTGTACAACCTGAGGACCCCGATGCAACTGCAGGCCGCTTACCCGTATGTCCAGTGGGTCGATTACATGAACGCCCTTCTGCCCGAGGGTCTGAACGTGGCCGAGGACGAGATGATCAACCTGTCGGTGCCAAGCTTCTTCGAAGACCTCGGCAAGCTGCTGGCCAAGACCCCTAAGCGGGTGATTGCTAACTACATGTTCTGGAGGATCCATGGCTTTTCGATTGGGTTCCTGAGCGAGGAGTTCCGCAAGAGGCAGCTGCAGTACGCCACGGCCCTGTCCGGTCGCCAGGAGCAGGAGGCGCGCTGGAAGGAATGCGTGGACATTGCCACTGGCAG CCTTGGCATATCCGTGGGATCCCTCTACGTTCGCAAGCATTTCCATCAGGACTCCAAGGCCAATGCTCTGGAGATGGTCACCGACATCCGGGACGTGTTCAACGACATCCTGGACGAGGTTAACTGGATGGACGACAAGACGAAGAAGGAGGCCAAGCAGAAGCTGCACAGCATGGCTACCCACATCGGCTATCCCGACGAGATGCTCGACAATGAGAAGCTTGCCCAGTATTATGCCAAACTTGACATTGATCCCGACAAGTATTTCGAATCCTTCCTGGGAATGAACATTTTCGGCACCGACTACTCCTTCAACAAGCTCCGTCTTCCTGTCAACAAAACTGACTGGGTGCGACACGCTCGTCCTGCAATTGTTAATGCTTTCTATTCTTCCCTTGAGAACAGTATTC AATTCCCTGCTGGCATCCTGCAGGGACACTTCTTCAATGCCCAGCGCCCCAAGTACATGAATTTCGGCGCCATCGGATACGTGATTGGTCACGAGATTACCCACGGTTTCGATGACCAGGGTCGGCAGTTTGATGTGAAGGGCAACTTGAGGGATTGGTGGCAGCCGGACACCCAGAAGGCCTACCTGTCCAAGGCCAAGTGCATCATCGAGCAGTATGGTAACTATACAGAGCGTGCCACGGGTCTGAAT CTGAATGGAATCAATACACAGGGTGAGAACATTGCTGACAATGGTGGCGTTAAGGAGTCGTACATCGCATACCACAGGTGGGTGGAGAAGCATGGTCAGGAGCCGAAGTTGCCTGGACTGGACTACTCACCTCAGCAAATGTTCTGGATCTCCGCTGGCCAAACCTGGTGTGCCAAATATCGTAAAG aatcTCTTAAGATGCGTATTACCACGGGCGTACACTCGCCTTCTGAGTTCCGAGTCCTTGGATCGTTTAGCAATATGAAGGACTTTGCTAAGGACTTCCAGTGCCCAGAAGGTTCGCCCATGAATCCTGTGCATAAGTGCGAGGTGTGGTAG